From the Kribbella sp. CA-293567 genome, the window TGCGCGACCTTGCCCTGCGCGAAGACGTCGGTCTGGGTCGGCTTCGCCTCGTCGGAGTCCTTCGGGCCCTTGCCGAGCGCCTGGATCTGCTTGTAGAAGTCCATCCCCTTCAGCGCCTCCGGGGAGGACAGGCCGCCCTTCCACTGGTCGCCGTCCTTGACCGCGAGGTCGCCGCCCTCGTCCCAGATGAAGCCGGACAGGACGTAGAAGTTCTGGCCGGGCAGGTAGATGCCCTGGTTGCCGCCGGTGTTCAGCTTGGCAGTCGAGGCGAGCCACTCGTCGCGGGTCTTCGGCGGGGTCACGCCGGCCGCCTGGAACAGGTCCTTGCGGTAGACCACGACCCGGTTCGCCGCGTAGTACGGGATGCCGTACTGCTTGCCCTCGTACAGGCCCGGCCCGGCCAGACCCTCGATCCAGTCGTCACCCTTGAGGTCGGACTTCTTGTCGGTCAGGTCCTTGACGCCACCGCTGGCCGAGTACTGCGCGACCTGGGTGTTGCCGACCTCGATCACGTCCGGCGCGTCCTTGCTGGCCAGCGCGCCGATGATCTTCGCGCCGATCCCGTTCCACTCCTGGATCTGGACGTTGGCCTTGACGTCCGGGTGGCTCGCGGCGAAGTCCGCCTCGAACCGCTTCAGGAAGTCGTCGGAGACGCTGCCTTTCATCAACCAGACATCGATCGTCGTCGGCCCGGAGGCGGCGGCGTCTTTCTTGTCGTCCGAGCTGCCGCCACAGGCGGCAACGGCGGTAAGGGACAGAGCCGCGACAGCGGCGACGGCAAGGGAGCGGAACTTCATCGGATCCC encodes:
- a CDS encoding extracellular solute-binding protein; translation: MKFRSLAVAAVAALSLTAVAACGGSSDDKKDAAASGPTTIDVWLMKGSVSDDFLKRFEADFAASHPDVKANVQIQEWNGIGAKIIGALASKDAPDVIEVGNTQVAQYSASGGVKDLTDKKSDLKGDDWIEGLAGPGLYEGKQYGIPYYAANRVVVYRKDLFQAAGVTPPKTRDEWLASTAKLNTGGNQGIYLPGQNFYVLSGFIWDEGGDLAVKDGDQWKGGLSSPEALKGMDFYKQIQALGKGPKDSDEAKPTQTDVFAQGKVAQMIAVPGAAELIVQANPALKGKLGFFPIPGKTADKPGAVFTGGSDLIIPEASDGQDAAYTFIKELAGEKWQTDLAKTMKYVPNRTSLASSVGADEGVAAMAAGAANGKATPNSPNWAAVEAKNPIKEYQTKVLTGGDPAAAAKAADEIITQALNTK